The Stegostoma tigrinum isolate sSteTig4 chromosome 38, sSteTig4.hap1, whole genome shotgun sequence genome contains a region encoding:
- the LOC132206497 gene encoding ferritin heavy chain B-like: MSYFDRDVVALAHVSRFFKHQSQEKQEHAEKLLKFQNQRGGRVLLQDVKKPERDEWSNSLQALQVALDLEKNVNQSLLDLHQLATAQTDPHLCDFLETHYLDEEVEIIKQLGDYITNLKRLGAPENGMGEYLFDRLQQKVKTALYLLTQLPDHKGLKEEAQQALISIQVAEAAEV, encoded by the exons ATGTCGTACTTTGACCGGGATGTTGTTGCCCTCGCCCATGTCTCCCGGTTCTTCAAACATCAGTCCCAGGAGAagcaggaacatgcagagaagctgctgaaattccagaatcagcgtggaggcagagtcctcctccaggatgtgaag aagccagagagggatgagtggaGTAACAGTCTGCAGGCGctgcaggttgccctggatctggagaagaatgtgaaccagagtttgctggatctacaccaactcgccacagcccagactgaccctcat ctgtgtgacttcctggaaactcactatttggatgaggaggtggagatcatcaagcaactcggggactacatcaccaacctgaagcgcctgggagcccctgagaatgggatgggagagtacctgtttgacaggctc CAACAAAAAGTGAAGACAGCCCTTTATCTACTGACCCAGCTTCCTGATCACAAAGGTCTAAAGGAAGAGGCCCAGCAGGCTCTGATTTCAATCCAGGTGGCGGAAGCAGCAGAGGTGTGA